Proteins encoded together in one Citromicrobium bathyomarinum window:
- a CDS encoding putative peptidoglycan glycosyltransferase FtsW: MNIAPATAIASDLPGRSGPRLTQRARLKIWWRELDHVLLGLIVLLMAVGCAAIAAASPAGADRLSSDTVTLDPLHFLWLHLRWLAVGIAAMLGLSMLSRESARRFAILLSLGMVAALILVPLIGTEVNGARRWLNLGFSFQPSEFLKPGFAITLAWIMSWKLKDPNMPVFGLVTGALALVVGLLMAQPNLGDAILFTGVWFVLVLLGGVSARQIAGLIAAGIGLLAAAYMFYGNARNRIDSFFSGGTDYDQVDLAQRTLLAGGWDGVGFWVGRAKFRLPEAQTDYIFSVVGEEFGLIACAGIVLLFCAIVLRVLMRAASEENFFALLAASGLIAQLGGQAFINILVNLSLFPSKGMTLPLVSYGGSSTIAICCGFGLLLALTRRNPFLTRETAGLRNMLFDKEKDR; the protein is encoded by the coding sequence ATGAACATTGCGCCTGCAACCGCGATTGCCAGCGATCTGCCCGGGCGCAGCGGTCCACGCCTGACCCAGCGCGCGCGGCTGAAAATCTGGTGGCGCGAACTGGACCATGTTTTACTCGGCCTGATCGTGCTGCTGATGGCGGTCGGTTGTGCAGCGATCGCCGCCGCCTCGCCCGCAGGCGCGGATCGCCTGTCGAGCGACACGGTCACGCTCGATCCGCTACACTTCCTGTGGCTGCACCTGCGCTGGCTCGCGGTCGGGATTGCCGCGATGCTCGGCCTGTCGATGCTCAGCCGCGAAAGCGCCCGCCGCTTCGCCATCCTGCTGTCGCTGGGGATGGTCGCCGCGCTGATACTGGTGCCGCTGATCGGGACCGAGGTGAACGGCGCGCGGCGCTGGCTGAACCTTGGCTTCTCCTTCCAGCCGTCCGAATTCCTCAAGCCGGGCTTCGCGATCACGCTGGCCTGGATCATGAGCTGGAAGCTCAAAGACCCTAACATGCCGGTGTTCGGGCTGGTGACCGGCGCGCTGGCGCTGGTGGTCGGCCTGCTGATGGCGCAGCCCAACCTGGGCGATGCGATCCTGTTTACCGGCGTGTGGTTCGTGCTGGTGCTGCTGGGCGGAGTATCCGCGCGCCAGATTGCCGGGCTGATCGCCGCCGGGATCGGCCTGCTGGCGGCCGCCTACATGTTCTACGGCAATGCCCGGAACCGGATCGACTCCTTCTTCTCCGGCGGGACCGATTACGATCAGGTCGACCTTGCCCAGCGCACCCTGCTGGCAGGTGGCTGGGACGGCGTCGGCTTCTGGGTCGGGCGCGCCAAGTTCCGCCTGCCCGAGGCGCAGACCGACTACATCTTCTCGGTCGTGGGCGAGGAGTTCGGGCTGATCGCCTGTGCGGGCATCGTGCTGCTGTTCTGCGCCATTGTGCTGCGGGTGCTGATGCGCGCCGCGAGCGAGGAGAACTTCTTCGCGCTGCTCGCCGCATCGGGCCTGATCGCGCAGCTGGGCGGGCAGGCGTTCATCAACATCCTCGTCAACCTGTCGCTGTTCCCGTCCAAGGGAATGACGCTGCCGCTGGTCAGCTATGGCGGGTCGTCGACGATCGCGATATGCTGCGGCTTCGGCCTGCTGCTCGCGCTGACACGGCGCAACCCCTTCCTCACACGAGAAACCGCAGGCCTTCGCAACATGCTCTTCGACAAGGAAAAAGACAGATGA
- the murG gene encoding undecaprenyldiphospho-muramoylpentapeptide beta-N-acetylglucosaminyltransferase, whose product MSGANRHYVLAAGGTGGHMLPAFALAQELHQRGHHVALITDERGANIPGKPDFMPAHIMPVGRFGKNPIRWIKGVSKVMEGRSMAKQLFDSFEPSAVVGFGGYPSLPALLAARSAKIPSVIHEQNAVLGRVNRLLAPRVNAIATSYPQVQRMKSSWSRKVHLVGNPVRPEVLALRDEPFPTFSEDSLLKVLVTGGSQGASVLAQVVPDGLAMLPPALRQRLQVTQQCRPEDVGAVRERYRNHDIPAELATYFENMADRLADAHLFIGRAGASTIAELTAVGRPAILVPLPIATDDHQAANTREIVEAGGARMIRQSAFTPKELARQIQVLSQRAGTLSNAAHKAWNCGRPDAVKELADLVESFGGAELMDVIRVGQNNARGASQGVPVGQGAARDAAEEPAS is encoded by the coding sequence ATGAGCGGGGCCAATCGACATTACGTGCTCGCCGCAGGCGGCACCGGCGGGCACATGCTGCCCGCCTTCGCGCTGGCGCAGGAACTGCACCAGCGCGGCCATCACGTGGCGCTGATCACGGACGAGCGCGGGGCGAATATCCCCGGCAAGCCCGATTTCATGCCCGCGCACATCATGCCGGTCGGCCGGTTCGGGAAGAACCCGATCCGCTGGATCAAGGGCGTGAGCAAGGTGATGGAAGGCCGCAGCATGGCCAAGCAGCTGTTCGACAGTTTCGAACCGAGCGCGGTGGTCGGCTTCGGCGGCTATCCCTCGCTGCCCGCGCTGCTCGCGGCGCGCAGTGCGAAGATCCCCAGCGTGATCCACGAACAGAACGCGGTGCTGGGCCGGGTCAATCGCCTGCTCGCCCCGCGGGTGAATGCGATCGCGACCTCATACCCGCAGGTGCAGCGGATGAAGTCCAGCTGGTCGCGCAAGGTCCATCTGGTCGGCAACCCGGTGCGGCCCGAAGTGCTCGCGCTGCGTGACGAGCCGTTCCCGACCTTCAGCGAAGACAGCCTGCTCAAAGTGCTGGTGACCGGCGGCAGCCAGGGCGCTAGCGTGCTCGCGCAGGTGGTGCCCGATGGTCTGGCCATGCTGCCGCCCGCGCTGCGCCAGCGGTTGCAGGTGACCCAGCAGTGCCGCCCGGAAGATGTCGGCGCGGTGCGCGAACGCTATCGCAATCATGACATTCCTGCCGAACTGGCGACCTATTTCGAGAACATGGCCGACCGGCTCGCCGATGCACACCTGTTCATCGGGCGTGCGGGCGCGTCGACCATTGCCGAACTGACCGCAGTGGGCCGCCCTGCGATCCTCGTGCCCCTGCCGATCGCTACCGACGATCATCAGGCGGCCAACACGCGTGAGATCGTGGAAGCGGGCGGCGCGCGGATGATCCGCCAGAGCGCGTTCACGCCCAAGGAGCTGGCGCGCCAGATCCAGGTGCTCAGCCAGCGCGCCGGCACGCTCTCCAACGCGGCGCACAAGGCGTGGAATTGCGGACGGCCCGATGCGGTCAAGGAACTGGCCGATCTGGTCGAAAGCTTCGGCGGGGCCGAATTGATGGATGTGATCCGGGTGGGTCAGAACAATGCACGCGGCGCGTCGCAGGGCGTGCCCGTGGGGCAGGGCGCTGCGCGAGATGCCGCAGAGGAGCCTGCTTCGTGA
- the murC gene encoding UDP-N-acetylmuramate--L-alanine ligase encodes MKGVATDIGMIHFVGIGGIGMSGIAEVMHNLGYQVQGSDIAEGPTVERLRKRGIEVAIGHARENVDGVAVVVTSTAVKRTNPEVEAALENRIPVVRRAEMLAELMRLKSTIAIAGTHGKTTTTSMIAGLLDCGEIDPTVINGGVIEQFGSNARLGDSDWMVVEADESDGSFLRLDGTIAVVTNIDPEHLDHYGDFEGVKRAFVEFIHNVPFYGAAILCVDHPEVQAVIAKVRDRRVITYGFSLQADICAVNVKPEAGGNRFDVMVRQRGQEDRRIENVFLPMPGRHNVQNALAAIAVSLEMNCSDEVIREGFARFGGVRRRFTRVGTVPVEGGSATVIDDYAHHPVEIRAVLSAARESVDAMDTPARVIAVMQPHRFSRLGELMGDFQACFNEADQVYVAPVYAAGEDPVEGVDAAALVDGIKSLGHRHAQTIADREELVRALAPQLEPGDLVLCLGAGDITKWAAKLPGELQAAREQVNA; translated from the coding sequence GTGAAGGGTGTCGCAACCGATATCGGGATGATCCACTTCGTCGGCATCGGCGGGATCGGCATGTCCGGCATTGCCGAGGTGATGCACAACCTGGGCTATCAGGTGCAGGGCTCCGACATTGCCGAGGGCCCCACGGTCGAGCGGCTGAGGAAGCGCGGGATCGAGGTCGCGATCGGCCACGCGCGCGAGAATGTCGATGGCGTGGCGGTGGTGGTCACCTCCACCGCGGTCAAGCGGACCAATCCGGAAGTCGAGGCGGCGCTGGAAAACCGCATTCCCGTGGTCCGCCGCGCGGAAATGCTCGCCGAGCTCATGCGGCTGAAGTCGACCATCGCGATTGCGGGCACCCACGGCAAGACGACCACCACCAGCATGATCGCCGGCCTGCTCGACTGCGGAGAGATCGACCCGACGGTGATCAATGGCGGGGTGATCGAACAGTTCGGCTCCAACGCGCGGCTCGGCGATAGCGACTGGATGGTGGTAGAGGCCGACGAGAGCGACGGCAGCTTCCTGCGGCTCGACGGGACCATCGCGGTGGTCACCAATATCGACCCCGAACACCTCGACCATTACGGCGATTTCGAAGGCGTGAAGCGCGCTTTCGTGGAGTTCATCCACAACGTGCCGTTCTACGGCGCGGCGATCCTGTGCGTCGACCACCCCGAAGTGCAGGCGGTGATCGCCAAGGTCCGCGATCGCCGGGTGATTACCTACGGCTTCTCGCTGCAGGCGGATATCTGCGCAGTCAATGTGAAGCCCGAGGCGGGCGGCAACCGGTTCGATGTGATGGTCCGCCAGCGCGGGCAGGAAGATCGCCGGATCGAGAACGTGTTCTTGCCGATGCCGGGCCGCCACAACGTTCAGAACGCGCTCGCCGCGATTGCGGTCAGCCTCGAGATGAACTGCTCGGACGAGGTGATCCGCGAAGGTTTCGCCCGTTTCGGCGGCGTGCGGCGGCGCTTCACCCGGGTCGGCACCGTGCCGGTCGAAGGTGGCAGCGCGACCGTGATCGACGACTATGCCCACCACCCGGTGGAAATCCGCGCCGTGCTTTCCGCCGCGCGCGAAAGCGTGGACGCGATGGACACGCCGGCACGGGTGATCGCGGTCATGCAGCCGCACCGTTTCTCGCGCCTTGGCGAACTGATGGGCGACTTCCAGGCCTGCTTCAACGAGGCGGACCAGGTCTACGTCGCGCCGGTCTATGCTGCGGGCGAAGACCCGGTCGAGGGTGTCGACGCCGCAGCGCTGGTCGACGGGATCAAGTCGCTCGGCCACCGCCACGCGCAGACCATCGCGGATCGCGAAGAGCTGGTCCGCGCGCTCGCCCCGCAGCTGGAGCCGGGCGACCTGGTGCTGTGTCTTGGCGCGGGCGATATCACCAAGTGGGCGGCGAAGCTGCCCGGCGAATTGCAGGCCGCGCGCGAGCAGGTGAACGCATGA
- the murB gene encoding UDP-N-acetylmuramate dehydrogenase, whose translation MSETLTLPAEKLPDVRGKLTQHAPLAKLVWFKAGGAADWLFEPADVDDLCAFVRDLDPAVPLLPLGLGSNLIVRDGGVPGVTIRLGKSFAKIETAGDHTLHSGAGAHGVLIASTARDNGIAGLEFLRGIPGTLGGFVRMNGGAYGRETADVLVDCDVVLRDGSLKTLPVAELGYTYRHSQLPEGAVVVAARLKGEAGDPEAIGAEMERIAQAREESQPVRTKTGGSTFKNPPGEKAWQLVDAAGCRGMMRGGAQVSEKHTNFLINTGTATSEDIEQLGEDVRAKVRANSGVELEWEIQRVGRP comes from the coding sequence ATGAGCGAGACGCTCACCCTCCCAGCCGAAAAGCTGCCCGACGTGCGCGGCAAGCTGACGCAGCATGCCCCGCTTGCCAAGCTGGTCTGGTTCAAGGCGGGCGGTGCGGCCGATTGGCTGTTCGAACCGGCCGATGTGGACGACCTGTGTGCGTTTGTGCGCGACCTTGACCCCGCTGTGCCCCTCTTGCCGCTGGGTCTCGGATCGAACCTGATCGTGCGCGACGGTGGGGTGCCCGGGGTGACCATCCGCCTCGGCAAATCTTTTGCAAAGATAGAGACTGCAGGCGATCATACGCTCCATAGCGGCGCCGGCGCGCATGGCGTGCTGATCGCGTCCACCGCGCGTGACAATGGCATTGCCGGGCTCGAATTCCTGCGCGGTATCCCCGGCACGCTGGGCGGCTTCGTCCGCATGAACGGTGGTGCCTATGGGCGCGAAACCGCCGATGTGCTGGTCGATTGCGACGTGGTGCTGCGCGATGGATCGCTCAAGACGCTGCCGGTCGCAGAGCTTGGCTACACCTATCGCCACTCCCAGCTGCCCGAGGGCGCAGTGGTGGTCGCAGCTCGGCTGAAGGGCGAGGCGGGCGATCCCGAAGCGATCGGCGCGGAGATGGAGCGGATCGCGCAGGCGCGCGAGGAAAGCCAGCCCGTGCGAACCAAGACCGGCGGCTCTACCTTCAAGAACCCTCCGGGCGAGAAGGCATGGCAGCTGGTCGACGCGGCAGGCTGTCGCGGAATGATGCGCGGCGGCGCGCAAGTGAGCGAGAAACACACCAACTTCCTCATCAACACCGGCACCGCGACCAGCGAGGATATCGAGCAGCTGGGCGAAGATGTCCGCGCGAAGGTGCGCGCAAACTCGGGCGTCGAGCTCGAATGGGAAATCCAGCGGGTAGGGCGGCCGTGA
- a CDS encoding DUF4262 domain-containing protein yields the protein MNQQVLDPGEQKCIDDIAEHGCHILKVFDADGDQPNFAYSVGFPVGVGQPEVLVYGLKLDLMQSMINELYRQCAAGLQMADGLKVENLIDGHECILKFCNDRAAIEEHLGWALWYHRSQRGKDVDHFYQIVWPGAVNGLYPWDKGVSQEVIDAQPALYEGWTVQ from the coding sequence GTGAACCAGCAAGTCCTCGATCCGGGTGAACAGAAGTGCATTGATGATATTGCCGAACACGGCTGCCATATCCTCAAGGTCTTCGACGCTGACGGGGATCAGCCGAACTTCGCTTATTCAGTCGGTTTTCCCGTTGGTGTGGGGCAGCCTGAGGTACTGGTGTACGGGCTCAAGCTGGACCTGATGCAATCGATGATAAACGAACTGTATCGCCAGTGCGCGGCAGGCCTCCAGATGGCAGATGGCCTGAAAGTCGAGAATCTTATCGACGGGCACGAGTGCATTCTCAAATTCTGCAACGATCGCGCGGCGATCGAAGAACACCTTGGCTGGGCTCTTTGGTATCATCGTTCGCAGCGCGGAAAAGATGTCGATCACTTTTATCAGATCGTGTGGCCGGGCGCCGTGAATGGCCTGTACCCTTGGGACAAGGGCGTTTCACAAGAAGTGATTGATGCGCAGCCCGCTCTTTATGAAGGTTGGACAGTCCAATGA
- a CDS encoding D-alanine--D-alanine ligase — MILSNKLHVAVLMGGWANERPVSLMSGEGVAKALEARGHTVTRIDMDRQVAARIAEAKPDIVFNALHGVPGEDGTVQGMLDLMGVPYTHSGLATSVIAIDKQLTKQALVPRGIPMPGGRIVKTDDLYEGDPLPRPYVLKPVNEGSSVGVAIVTDESNYGNPIARDAKGPWQEFPELLAEPYIRGRELTTAVVGGKALGVTELIVESGFYDFENKYTDGRTRHVCPAEIPEDVAEACLRYALEAHRILGCKGTSRTDFRWDDQQGLDGLFVLETNTQPGMTPLSLVPEQAKYCGMSYEDLVETIIADALADRGGHDGAQGQA, encoded by the coding sequence ATGATCCTCTCCAACAAACTCCACGTCGCGGTCCTGATGGGCGGCTGGGCCAATGAGCGGCCCGTCTCGTTAATGAGCGGGGAGGGCGTGGCCAAGGCGCTCGAAGCGCGCGGGCACACCGTCACACGGATCGATATGGACCGGCAGGTCGCCGCGCGGATTGCCGAGGCGAAACCGGACATCGTGTTCAACGCGCTCCACGGCGTGCCGGGCGAGGATGGCACGGTGCAGGGCATGCTCGACCTGATGGGCGTGCCCTATACCCACAGCGGCCTCGCCACCTCGGTGATCGCGATCGACAAGCAGCTGACCAAGCAGGCGCTGGTTCCGCGCGGCATTCCCATGCCCGGCGGGCGGATCGTCAAGACCGACGACCTGTACGAAGGCGACCCGCTGCCGCGGCCCTATGTGCTCAAGCCGGTCAACGAAGGCTCCTCGGTCGGGGTGGCGATCGTCACCGACGAGAGCAATTACGGCAACCCGATCGCGCGCGATGCGAAGGGCCCGTGGCAGGAATTCCCCGAACTGCTCGCCGAACCCTATATTCGCGGACGCGAGCTGACTACGGCGGTGGTCGGCGGCAAGGCGCTGGGCGTTACCGAGCTGATCGTCGAGAGCGGCTTCTACGATTTCGAGAACAAGTACACCGACGGGCGCACGCGCCACGTCTGCCCCGCCGAAATCCCCGAGGATGTTGCCGAGGCCTGCCTGCGCTACGCGCTCGAGGCGCACCGCATCCTCGGCTGCAAGGGCACCAGCCGCACCGATTTCCGCTGGGACGACCAGCAGGGGCTGGACGGGCTGTTCGTGCTTGAAACCAACACCCAGCCGGGCATGACCCCGCTCAGCCTGGTGCCCGAGCAGGCAAAATACTGCGGAATGAGCTACGAGGATCTGGTCGAGACGATTATCGCCGATGCGCTCGCAGACAGGGGAGGACATGATGGCGCGCAAGGTCAAGCGTAA
- a CDS encoding FtsQ-type POTRA domain-containing protein: protein MRSQTGEDMMARKVKRKATGVRRAATSRSRASKARAATRQSKGAVNTALNALPISQRQLQGGFLALILAGAAALAWMVASAAGVPALLHQQLATSAGAAGFQMRNIDLTGVERMNRLKVYEEVMEHRGTPMPLLNLAAIRDDLRRMPWVAEARVSRQLPDKLVIDIQERTPHAVLVKPDRLVLIDRNGIELDPISEKDAQGMLRISGAGAAQQIESLDHVLAAAPALQPQIASAHRIGERRWNIVFKTGQILALPQGEDEAAEAFIDFARMDGLYRLLGGKAAVIDLRVPDRYVLREPGRADRFANKGSAE from the coding sequence ATGCGCTCGCAGACAGGGGAGGACATGATGGCGCGCAAGGTCAAGCGTAAGGCAACCGGCGTTCGCCGCGCGGCCACGTCGCGTTCGCGTGCGTCGAAGGCCCGGGCGGCAACCCGGCAGAGCAAGGGTGCGGTCAACACCGCGCTCAACGCGCTGCCGATCAGCCAGCGGCAATTGCAGGGCGGCTTCCTCGCGCTGATCCTCGCGGGCGCGGCGGCGCTGGCGTGGATGGTCGCGAGCGCGGCGGGCGTGCCCGCCTTGCTGCACCAGCAGCTCGCCACCAGCGCGGGCGCAGCGGGCTTCCAGATGCGCAATATCGACCTCACCGGGGTCGAGCGGATGAACCGCCTCAAGGTCTACGAAGAAGTGATGGAGCATCGCGGCACGCCGATGCCGCTGCTCAACCTGGCGGCGATCCGCGACGATCTGCGGCGCATGCCGTGGGTGGCCGAGGCGCGCGTCTCGCGCCAGCTGCCGGACAAGCTGGTGATCGATATTCAGGAGCGCACGCCCCACGCGGTGCTGGTGAAGCCCGACCGGCTGGTGCTGATCGATCGCAACGGGATCGAACTCGATCCGATTTCGGAGAAAGACGCGCAAGGGATGCTGCGCATTTCCGGCGCGGGCGCTGCGCAACAGATCGAGTCGCTCGATCACGTGCTCGCCGCCGCGCCTGCGCTCCAGCCGCAGATCGCCAGCGCGCACCGTATTGGGGAGCGGCGCTGGAACATCGTGTTCAAGACCGGCCAGATCCTCGCGCTGCCGCAGGGTGAGGACGAGGCGGCGGAGGCCTTCATCGATTTCGCCCGGATGGACGGGCTCTATCGCCTGCTCGGGGGCAAGGCGGCCGTGATCGATCTGCGCGTGCCCGATCGCTACGTCTTGCGGGAGCCCGGACGCGCGGACCGGTTCGCCAACAAGGGGAGTGCGGAATAA
- the ftsA gene encoding cell division protein FtsA, with amino-acid sequence MAAARIARVFGAVNLGSFRVSAMIMGLTEGGEMIVLGSSHRASAGVRRGYVTDSQAATHAIREAVERAEKDAGTAIESVWVGCAGAGLGSRVSRVEIPINGRRIEEEDVDHLLVTARDTLEPDGRMVLHAQPAHYSVDGPHGVANPVGLYAEQLGVDVHILLADGAPIRNIITAVQSAHLTVEGVVAAPIASAHAALTPEERELGTALIEIGSDVTNVAVLRNGMVQAMRAIPLGSGDITDAIASRFGIRRQHAQRLKCVSGSALASPSDHREQVPVDPDDPRAGSINRADLVAVVTEQLGRITDEAGKALKAMDFAGARGGPAVLTGGGAELPGSAEFVQNALGRPVRIGKPQTLRGLPPAHSSPGFSTLVGLCIYAARDPVDIRTVKAKYQSQTRARGLGLVNRVWRAGRDYF; translated from the coding sequence ATGGCTGCAGCACGTATTGCGCGCGTCTTCGGCGCGGTGAACCTTGGGTCGTTTCGCGTCTCCGCCATGATCATGGGCCTGACCGAGGGTGGCGAGATGATCGTGCTCGGCTCCTCCCACCGGGCCAGTGCGGGCGTGCGGCGCGGCTACGTCACCGACAGCCAGGCCGCGACCCACGCGATCCGCGAGGCGGTGGAGCGGGCGGAGAAAGACGCCGGCACCGCGATCGAGAGCGTGTGGGTCGGCTGCGCCGGCGCGGGGCTGGGCAGCCGCGTTTCGCGGGTCGAAATCCCGATCAACGGCCGCCGGATCGAGGAAGAGGACGTCGACCACCTGCTGGTCACCGCGCGCGACACGCTGGAGCCAGACGGGCGGATGGTGCTGCACGCGCAGCCCGCGCATTACTCGGTCGATGGCCCGCACGGCGTTGCCAACCCGGTTGGCCTCTATGCCGAACAGCTGGGGGTGGACGTGCACATCCTGCTCGCCGACGGGGCCCCGATCCGCAACATCATTACCGCGGTGCAGAGCGCGCATCTGACGGTCGAAGGCGTGGTCGCCGCACCGATCGCCTCGGCGCACGCTGCGCTGACGCCCGAGGAACGCGAGCTTGGCACCGCCTTGATCGAGATCGGCAGCGACGTGACCAATGTCGCAGTGCTGCGCAACGGCATGGTCCAGGCGATGCGGGCGATCCCGCTCGGCTCGGGCGACATTACCGACGCGATCGCGAGCCGGTTCGGCATTCGCCGCCAGCATGCGCAGCGGCTCAAGTGCGTGTCGGGCTCGGCGCTTGCCAGCCCCAGCGATCATCGCGAGCAGGTGCCGGTCGATCCCGACGATCCGCGCGCCGGTTCGATCAACCGCGCCGATCTGGTAGCGGTGGTCACCGAACAGCTCGGCCGGATCACCGACGAGGCGGGCAAAGCTTTGAAGGCGATGGATTTCGCGGGGGCTCGCGGCGGGCCCGCCGTGCTTACCGGGGGCGGGGCGGAACTGCCGGGCAGTGCGGAGTTCGTCCAGAACGCGCTGGGCCGCCCGGTGCGCATCGGCAAGCCGCAGACGCTGCGCGGCCTGCCGCCGGCCCATTCCTCGCCCGGGTTTTCCACGCTAGTGGGGCTGTGCATTTACGCTGCGCGGGACCCGGTGGACATCCGCACCGTTAAGGCCAAGTACCAGTCGCAGACGCGTGCGCGCGGGCTGGGCCTGGTCAATCGGGTCTGGCGCGCCGGGCGCGACTATTTCTGA
- the ftsZ gene encoding cell division protein FtsZ has protein sequence MSINIGPDPSDDLRPRITVIGVGGAGGNAIANMMEADIEGVDFIVANTDAQSLSTSPAEHRIQLGPESTGGLGAGARPELGKAAAEETVDQIEEALEGVNMCFIAAGMGGGTGTGAAPVIAEAARRKNVLTVGVVTKPFLFEGTRRMRAAEAGIEELQRHVDTLIVIPNQNLFLIAKPETTFKEAFRMADEVLQQGVRSITDLMVMPGLINLDFADVKSVMEEMGKAMMGTGEAEGDNRAREAAEQAIANPLLDGVSMAGAKGVIISIIGGEDMKLLEVDEAANHIRDLVDEDANIIWGSAFNPNLEGKIRVSVVATGIDDGVSSHSASPRSAMASAPEPRPAKRPALDFAERGESDERGGEPQGTSPAMPQSFGEPSSGGARMSSDYSEDYHEDGAEDVDGIVDPLAGLRNEDEDDAPAAAPEPSADAPFARPSGERKPFDGNPADDWGSASDHDDTLDLGEAQEAPPRSGDDSDELVLGEDAGEEAPEPEPAPSRGRRRGLVSGEGDAQRKPAPPLPQGGGGGTLFERMAKLSRGGAPEEDDDEDDDGSSLNIPRFLGRQNNQ, from the coding sequence ATGAGCATCAATATCGGCCCCGACCCTTCCGACGATCTGCGCCCCCGGATCACGGTTATCGGCGTCGGCGGTGCCGGCGGTAACGCCATCGCCAACATGATGGAGGCCGACATCGAGGGTGTCGACTTCATCGTTGCCAACACCGATGCGCAGTCGCTCAGCACCTCCCCCGCAGAGCACCGCATCCAGCTCGGCCCGGAAAGCACCGGCGGCCTGGGCGCGGGCGCGCGGCCCGAACTGGGCAAGGCGGCTGCGGAAGAGACGGTGGACCAGATCGAGGAAGCGCTCGAAGGCGTGAACATGTGCTTCATCGCCGCCGGGATGGGCGGCGGCACGGGCACCGGCGCTGCGCCGGTGATCGCGGAGGCCGCGCGGCGCAAGAACGTGCTGACCGTCGGCGTGGTGACCAAGCCGTTCCTGTTCGAAGGCACGCGCCGGATGCGCGCCGCCGAGGCGGGGATCGAAGAGCTTCAGCGCCATGTCGACACGCTGATCGTCATTCCCAACCAGAACCTGTTCCTGATCGCCAAGCCGGAGACGACCTTCAAGGAAGCGTTCCGCATGGCGGACGAGGTGCTGCAGCAGGGCGTGCGCTCGATCACCGACCTGATGGTGATGCCGGGTCTGATCAACCTCGACTTCGCCGACGTCAAATCGGTGATGGAAGAGATGGGTAAGGCGATGATGGGCACCGGCGAGGCCGAGGGCGACAACCGCGCCCGCGAGGCTGCCGAACAGGCGATCGCCAACCCGCTGCTCGACGGCGTGTCGATGGCGGGCGCCAAGGGTGTGATCATCTCGATCATCGGCGGCGAAGACATGAAGCTGCTCGAAGTGGACGAGGCAGCGAACCACATCCGCGATCTGGTGGACGAAGACGCGAACATCATCTGGGGTTCGGCGTTCAATCCCAATCTCGAAGGCAAGATCCGCGTCTCGGTCGTCGCGACCGGGATAGACGACGGCGTGAGCAGCCACTCTGCATCGCCGCGCAGCGCGATGGCCTCCGCCCCCGAACCGCGCCCGGCCAAGCGTCCGGCGCTCGATTTTGCCGAGCGTGGCGAATCGGACGAGCGCGGTGGCGAGCCGCAGGGCACCAGCCCGGCAATGCCGCAGTCGTTCGGTGAACCGTCCTCCGGCGGTGCGCGTATGAGCAGCGATTACAGCGAAGACTATCACGAAGACGGGGCCGAGGATGTCGATGGCATCGTCGATCCGCTCGCCGGTCTGCGCAACGAAGATGAAGACGACGCGCCCGCAGCCGCGCCCGAACCTTCCGCCGACGCACCCTTCGCCCGCCCCTCCGGCGAGCGGAAGCCGTTCGACGGTAACCCGGCGGACGATTGGGGCAGCGCGTCGGACCACGACGATACGCTCGACCTGGGCGAAGCGCAGGAGGCACCCCCGCGCTCCGGCGATGACTCCGACGAGCTGGTGCTGGGCGAAGACGCTGGCGAGGAAGCGCCCGAGCCGGAGCCCGCGCCATCGCGCGGTCGCCGTCGCGGGCTCGTTTCAGGCGAGGGCGATGCGCAGCGCAAGCCTGCGCCCCCGCTGCCGCAGGGCGGTGGCGGCGGCACGCTGTTCGAACGGATGGCCAAGCTGTCCCGTGGCGGAGCACCCGAAGAGGACGATGACGAGGACGATGATGGCTCCTCGCTCAACATCCCGCGGTTTCTCGGGCGACAGAACAACCAGTAA